One Astatotilapia calliptera chromosome 1, fAstCal1.2, whole genome shotgun sequence DNA segment encodes these proteins:
- the LOC113026071 gene encoding synaptosomal-associated protein 25-B isoform X1, whose protein sequence is MADESDMRNELADLQTRADQIADESLESTRRMLALVEESKDAGIRTLVMLDEQGEQLERIEEGMDQINKDMKDAEKNLNNLGQFCGLCSCPCNKIKGGGQAWGGNQDGVVNSQPGARVVDEREQMAISGGFIRRVTNDARENEMDENLEQVGGIIGNLRHMALDMGQEIDTQNRQIDRIMDKADSNKTRIDEANQRATKMLGSG, encoded by the exons ATGGCAGACGAATCGGACATGCGCAATGAGCTGGCCGATCTGCAGACACGTGCAGACCAGATAGCTGATGAG TCTCTGGAGAGTACTCGGCGCATGCTGGCTCTTGTGGAGGAG aGTAAAGATGCTGGCATCAGGACTCTCGTCATGTTGGATGAGCAGGGAG AACAACTGGAACGCATCGAGGAGGGGATGGACCAAATCAATAAGGACATGAAGGATGCAGAAAAGAATTTGAACAATCTAGGACAGTTCTGTGGTCTATGTTCATGTCCCTGTAACAA GATTAAGGGCGGGGGCCAGGCCTGGGGAGGGAACCAGGATGGAGTGGTGAACAGCCAGCCGGGGGCACGAGTGGTGGACGAACGCGAACAGATGGCCATCAGTGGGGGCTTCATCCGCAG GGTAACAAATGATGCTCGGGAGAATGAGATGGATGAGAACCTGGAGCAGGTGGGCGGCATCATTGGCAACCTGCGTCACATGGCCCTGGACATGGGTCAGGAGATTGACACGCAGAACCGCCAGATTGACAGGATCATGGACAAG GCTGATTCCAACAAGACCAGGATTGATGAGGCCAACCAGCGTGCCACAAAGATGTTGGGCAGTGGCTAA
- the LOC113026071 gene encoding synaptosomal-associated protein 25-B isoform X2 — protein MADESDMRNELADLQTRADQIADESLESTRRMLALVEESKDAGIRTLVMLDEQGEQLDRVEEGMNKVNADLKEAEKDLKDIGQCCGLICPCIKKIKGGGQAWGGNQDGVVNSQPGARVVDEREQMAISGGFIRRVTNDARENEMDENLEQVGGIIGNLRHMALDMGQEIDTQNRQIDRIMDKADSNKTRIDEANQRATKMLGSG, from the exons ATGGCAGACGAATCGGACATGCGCAATGAGCTGGCCGATCTGCAGACACGTGCAGACCAGATAGCTGATGAG TCTCTGGAGAGTACTCGGCGCATGCTGGCTCTTGTGGAGGAG aGTAAAGATGCTGGCATCAGGACTCTCGTCATGTTGGATGAGCAGGGAG AACAACTTGATCGTGTGGAAGAGGGCATGAACAAGGTGAACGCAGACCTGAAGGAGGCCGAGAAAGATTTAAAAGATATAGGACAATGCTGTGGTCTGATATGCCCATGTATTAAAAA GATTAAGGGCGGGGGCCAGGCCTGGGGAGGGAACCAGGATGGAGTGGTGAACAGCCAGCCGGGGGCACGAGTGGTGGACGAACGCGAACAGATGGCCATCAGTGGGGGCTTCATCCGCAG GGTAACAAATGATGCTCGGGAGAATGAGATGGATGAGAACCTGGAGCAGGTGGGCGGCATCATTGGCAACCTGCGTCACATGGCCCTGGACATGGGTCAGGAGATTGACACGCAGAACCGCCAGATTGACAGGATCATGGACAAG GCTGATTCCAACAAGACCAGGATTGATGAGGCCAACCAGCGTGCCACAAAGATGTTGGGCAGTGGCTAA